A window from Agrobacterium tumefaciens encodes these proteins:
- a CDS encoding aldo/keto reductase: MTENAILTRTIGGSDISASAVGLGTWAIGGWMWGGTDERQSIAAIQASIDAGISLIDTAPAYGMGLAETIVGKAISGRRDKVVLVTKCGLVWHVNEGAYFFHQDGKPVHRYLGAASIRYEVEESLKRLGTDYIDHYVTHWQDATTPIAETVEALVRLKEEGKIRSIGASNVSPDDLEAYIATGALDAVQEEYSMVKRDIETTLLPLCRKNSVSVLSYSSLALGLLSGKVGPERVFAEDDQRHGNPRFSQANRQKIARLMAVLEPVAATHGASVAQVVIAWTIAQPGITFSLCGARDPAQAVENAAAARLRLTGSELAFISAGVTEHLVGLDS, translated from the coding sequence GTGACGGAGAACGCAATATTGACCCGGACGATCGGCGGCAGCGACATCAGCGCATCCGCCGTGGGGCTGGGCACCTGGGCGATCGGTGGCTGGATGTGGGGCGGCACCGATGAGCGGCAATCCATCGCCGCCATCCAGGCTTCCATCGATGCCGGCATTTCCCTGATCGATACCGCCCCGGCCTATGGCATGGGGCTTGCGGAAACCATCGTTGGCAAGGCGATTTCCGGCAGGCGCGACAAGGTGGTGCTGGTCACCAAATGTGGTCTCGTCTGGCATGTCAACGAGGGCGCCTATTTCTTCCATCAGGATGGCAAGCCCGTTCACCGTTATCTTGGCGCTGCCTCGATCCGTTATGAGGTTGAAGAAAGCCTGAAGCGGCTTGGAACCGATTATATCGACCACTACGTCACCCATTGGCAGGACGCCACGACGCCGATTGCCGAGACGGTCGAGGCTTTGGTGCGGCTGAAGGAGGAGGGGAAGATCCGCTCCATCGGCGCAAGCAATGTCTCGCCTGATGATCTCGAGGCCTACATCGCTACCGGCGCGCTGGATGCCGTTCAGGAAGAATATTCCATGGTGAAGCGTGATATCGAGACGACGCTTCTGCCGCTTTGCCGGAAGAATTCTGTCTCCGTCCTCAGTTATTCGTCGCTGGCACTCGGCCTTCTGTCGGGCAAGGTCGGGCCAGAGCGGGTGTTTGCAGAGGACGATCAGCGCCATGGCAATCCTCGTTTCAGCCAGGCGAACCGTCAGAAGATCGCGCGGTTGATGGCGGTGCTGGAGCCGGTGGCGGCCACGCATGGGGCTTCTGTCGCGCAGGTGGTGATTGCCTGGACGATTGCTCAGCCGGGCATAACATTCTCGTTGTGCGGCGCGCGCGATCCGGCGCAGGCGGTGGAAAACGCCGCTGCCGCCCGCCTGCGGCTTACAGGGAGTGAGCTGGCCTTCATCAGTGCTGGTGTTACCGAGCATCTTGTCGGGCTCGATAGCTGA